The Halotia branconii CENA392 region ATTACTACTAGTAGCATTTACTTTCACTAGCATCAATTCTCGCTCTACGCAAGGAGTTTCAGTAATATCTTGCACCTTGAGAACATTGACCAGCTTGTACAATTGTTTGGTGAGTTGTTCGATGACGCGATCGTCACCTGGTACAACCATCGTAATTCGAGAAACTCCTCCTTGTTCACCTGGCCCTACAGCAAGACTTTCTATATTGAAGCCGCGACGGGCAAATAAACTCGAAATGCGGGACAGAACACCCGCCTCATCTTCTACTAAAACTGAAAGGGTATGTTTCATTTTCGCCAACACAGGATCAAGCAGCGTATCATTAAATGCAAGCACTGCCCTACACGTACTGTTTAAATTGCTAAATTGTATATCTAATCTTTTATTTTAAACTTAATACTTGCATTTACTACTCTCTCTAGAGAGTAGTTATGCATAAATCATACTGAAAGTAGAAAGCTTGCTCAAGCTACATCTTTTTTTTGGCAGATGTGGATTTTTTGTAAAACTTTTATTCTGTAATGTTATAAACCTTTAGTGGTAGAAAAATTGTATGAGTTGGTTAAAAAGACTTTTTGGATTAGAAAAACCTCAAAATGCACAAGTAAATCCTACTCCCCAAGCAGTACCGCAAGCTACTACTACTAATGCTGCCTCTACTGCTACGCAATCAATTCCCCCAGAGCGTGTAGGATTGAACGGAGAATATGACCAAAGTGGACTGGCAAAACGGGTAGCATTGGCATTTGATCAAGACCAGCAACTTGACGATGTTGATACTCTTTGGGTAGCTCAAACAACCAGCACTGTAGTCTTAAAAGGCAAAGTTCCCAGTCAGGAAATTCTGAACAAGATGGTTTCTGTAGCACAATCAGTGGATGGGGCTACAAATGTTGATACTAGGGAAGTTACTATTGGCTAGTAACACTGGGCAAAAGTCAAGGCTTTGGCTAATTTACCAGTTGCTCATGTGGTCGATTGCTGGGTGTCGTCAAGACATCCACCAATCCAATTTAAAATCGCTTGATTTACTTGATCTGGGCATTCATCGTGGGGACAATGACCTACATCTTCTAACTGAAGTATTTGTAATTTATCGTTGTACTGAGCAAATCGATTAGCAAGTGTAGGAGGAACGAATCGGTCTTTTTGCCCCCAAATTAATAGCATTGGTATTTTTAAATTTGGTAATAATGCCTTAACACTAGGACTAAAATTAACAGCGATCGCAGCTTTAAACAAGGCACTAAAAGCACGAGCAGCACCTCGGTCTTGGGGAGGGCTAGCTAAAATCTCTATAAGTTCATCGGTAATTGCCTCTGGATGAGCGTAAGCAATTCCAGCCCAGCGACGCAATATACTAGGACGGCGTACGAAGTGAAATATCGGTTTTAATATCAGCGGAGAAGCAACAATATTTTTAATGGTTTTGACCAAAGGTCGCAAATAAGGCGGAATCGCTTCTTGTTCTAATGAGGGATCAGGTAAACTCATCATCACTATCCCTTGCACCATATCAGGATGGGCAGCAGCGGCGGCCAAAGCAATCAGCGAACCGTTAGAATTTCCTATTAATATTACTGGTTGACGAATAAAAGCTTTCCAAAATTCGTATACTTGCTCTACCCACAGTTCTATGCTGTAATTCACAGGGGCTTTTTGGGAAGCACCAAAACCTAGCATATCTAAGGCGTAAACTGTGTGGTGTTCTCCCAACACCTCTAAATTATGTCGCCAATGACCAATAGAAGCACCAAACCCGTGTAGTAAGACTAAGGGTGTTGTTTGTCGATTGTCTTGAGCAGGTCGAATGTAAGTATAACGAGTTTGCCAACCTCGCCAAACCCAATCTCTTTGATTCCCAACTCGTTGCTGCCAGTGTACCGTAGTGGTCACACTTTCCTCCGAATTTATCAATAAGTTAATTAAATACTATCTAATGTTTTGTAGTCAGGACTTTAGTCCTGGATTTTCAAACTCTAAAGTTTTGACTACTAAATACAGTACTCGACCCTGCGGGAACAACTTCATCGGACGGGAAGTCCCTTCTCTACGAAACGCTATACGAACACGTTGACGTTATCAGAAGTTAGTCTGATTAGTCTGAAGGAGGTAATAAAGAAGCTACAAAGCTGATTGGATAAGAGTCATAAGCACGTAGTTCTTTCTGAAAATTAGGTAATTTACTGGGCTGAAAACGCATCAATTCATTATTGCTTCCAGCCAAAGTTAAAGACCTCTGCTCTATTAGCAAAATAGGGATTGCTTCTTGAAATCTTTAAAAAGTGAATGCATAAAATGATAGAACCAAACTGTATCTAATTAACAGAGAGTTAAATCTCTCAAATCTAGTCAAATTAGAAATTATGAAGGTGAATGATGACAAGCTTTACTCAAGTCTGCTTACATAAAGACCTACTGCATCCAGTCCGTGAGTGGTTAGAAAATATTGAAGTTCATAGCCCTAAACTAGCTCATCTGTTGTGCAAAGTCATCCCAGCTCAATGTCCCTTTGAACGTGATATTAAACTGTTTGGTCGTCAGCTATTTCACATTCCGCCAATGTGTAAATTAAATCCTTTCTATGAACAAGTAGTAACTCTGCGTTTTAGAGCGCTCTGTTATCTTGCAGATGAATGTGGTGAAGATGTCACAGCCTATTGCTAAAGCTAGATAATTGCTTGATGCAGCGTATCGGTAATTACAGATTTACAGTTGTAACCGACTTAAGTCTATACTAAGCTAACATAAGCCTAATTAGATGTCTGGCTATTTAGTAGCTAGTACCTTTCTAAAGTGTTACCAATCTGTGTTATTTACCATACCTTGCTGAAATCATTAACATCATCATGACGCACATCTTACTGGTTGAAGATGAAGTCAAACTGGCGCGATTTGTAGAACTAGAACTGAGTTACGAAGGTTATCAAGTCAGCGTCGCCTACGATGGATTAACTGCGCTTACCGCAGCGCGGGAATTACGTCCAGACTTAATCATTTTGGATTGGATGTTGCCTGGTTTATCAGGCTTAGAAATTTGCCGTCGCCTACGAAGTACTGGCGATAAAGTGCCGATAGTTTTATTAACTGCTAAAGACGAAGTAAGCGATCGCGTTGCAGGTTTAGACGCTGGTGCTGATGATTATGTAGTCAAACCTTTCAGCGTCGAAGAATTATTAGCCAGAGTCCGCGCTCATCTGCGAAGAAATCAAGAAGCAGATGCCGCAGATATTTTAGAATTTGAAGATTTGAGTTTAAATCGTCGCACGCGAGAAGTATTTCGGGGCAAGCGGTTAATTGATTTAACTGCCAAGGAGTTTGATTTACTAGAATATCTACTCATTCATCCACGACAGGTAATTACCCGCGATCGCATTTTAGAAGAAGTCTGGGGTTATGACTTCATGGGTGATTCCAACATTATCGAAGTTTACGTTCGCTACTTGCGTCTAAAGCTCGAAGCCAATAACGAAAAGCGCCTCATTCAAACTGTGCGTGGTGTCGGCTACGCCTTGCGTGAGTAGGGACTAGGGACTAGGGACTAGGGGTTAGAGATTTGGAAACAGATATAGTCATTCATAAAATTTTTTCAATCTCTAAAAGACCATTCAGAAAGTAAATATTAAGTAGGGTGTGTTACGGCTTAAAGTTTACTTTATAAATAAGCTCTAAACTCCTAGTCCCTAACCTCTAGTCCCTAACCTCTAGTCCCTAGCCCCTAGCCTCTAGTCCCTAGTCCCTAACCTCTAGTCCCTAATTTGAAGATTATCCCGTTCTCAGCAAAATCTCATGTAATTGATAGTTAGTTATATTAGGATGCACGGAGTTGATTCTATACGAAAATACAAAAAATTTAGACTACAATGACCTATCTAGAAACAGCAGCGCAATTCTACCGCGAAGTTGCCCAAACCCCGCAAGTGGGACTTTGCTGCGTTCAAAGTACGCCCCTGCAATTACCAGGATTGAAAGTTCCCTGTCAGATGCAGGAGATGAATTATGGTTGTGGTACTACTGTTCACCCCACGGAACTCTCAAACCAACCCACGGTGCTTTATGTCGGTGTTGGTGGTGGTTTAGAGGCATTACAATTCGCTTATTTTTCCCGTCGTCCAGGTGGTGTAATTGCCATTGAACCGGTTGCTGCTATGCGAGAAGCCGCCGCCCGCAATCTGGAAATTGCCGCTACAGAAAACCCCTGGTTTGACACCAGTTTTGTGGAAATTAAAGCAGGTGATGCTTTTAACTTACCTGTGGCTGACGCTGCTGTTGATATTGTCGCCCAAAATTGCCTTTTCAACATTTTTGAACCAGAAGATTTAACTCGTGCTTTACTAGAGGCATATCGAGTATTAAAACCAGATGGACGCTTGCAAATGAGCGATCCGATTGCCACGCGCACAATTCCCGAACATCTACGACAAGATGAGCAGCTACGAGCCATGTGTTTATCCGGGGCGCTCACATACGATGAGTATACTGAACGCATCATTAATGCTGGCTTTGGTCAAATTGAAATCCGCGCCCGTCGTCCTTATCGTTTGTTAGATTCTCAAACTTATAAATTAGAAGAAAATTTACTACTAGAAAGTTTAGATTCTGTTGCTTTCAAAGTCGCTATTCCAGAAGATGGTGCTTGCATCTTCACAGGCAAAACGGCAATTTATGCTGGCACAGAATCTTTATTTGATGATTCAGCAGGGCATCTGCTTCAGCGTGGTATTCCCGCAGCAGTTTGTGATAAAACCGCTGCTAAATTTGCAGCTTTAAAACCAGGAGAAATCATGATTACTGATTCTACTTGGCATTATAGCGGCGGTGGTTGCTGTTAATTTTAGTAAGCCCCAATGTTTTTAATTAGTTTATTTCTGTCTACGCTTTTTTTAGCTTACTCTAATGGAGCTAACGATAATTTTAAAGGTGTAGCAACACTGTTTGGTAGCCGAACAACTAGCTATCAAACAGCTATTTTATGGGCAACTTTTACAACTTTTGCTGGTGGATTGGCTGCAACTTTTTTTGCCAGTACACTAGTGAGAAATCTTTCTGGCCAAGGAATATTGCCAGATGCGATCGCCAATGCTCCAGAGTTTCATGTTGC contains the following coding sequences:
- the arsM gene encoding arsenosugar biosynthesis arsenite methyltransferase ArsM, with protein sequence MTYLETAAQFYREVAQTPQVGLCCVQSTPLQLPGLKVPCQMQEMNYGCGTTVHPTELSNQPTVLYVGVGGGLEALQFAYFSRRPGGVIAIEPVAAMREAAARNLEIAATENPWFDTSFVEIKAGDAFNLPVADAAVDIVAQNCLFNIFEPEDLTRALLEAYRVLKPDGRLQMSDPIATRTIPEHLRQDEQLRAMCLSGALTYDEYTERIINAGFGQIEIRARRPYRLLDSQTYKLEENLLLESLDSVAFKVAIPEDGACIFTGKTAIYAGTESLFDDSAGHLLQRGIPAAVCDKTAAKFAALKPGEIMITDSTWHYSGGGCC
- a CDS encoding phospholipid-binding protein; translation: MSWLKRLFGLEKPQNAQVNPTPQAVPQATTTNAASTATQSIPPERVGLNGEYDQSGLAKRVALAFDQDQQLDDVDTLWVAQTTSTVVLKGKVPSQEILNKMVSVAQSVDGATNVDTREVTIG
- the ilvN gene encoding acetolactate synthase small subunit is translated as MKHTLSVLVEDEAGVLSRISSLFARRGFNIESLAVGPGEQGGVSRITMVVPGDDRVIEQLTKQLYKLVNVLKVQDITETPCVERELMLVKVNATSSNRSEVIELAQIFRARVVDVAEDSLTLEVVGDPGKMVAIVQVLQKFGLREMARTGKIALTRESGVNTELLKSLEAKVS
- a CDS encoding Mo-dependent nitrogenase C-terminal domain-containing protein, whose translation is MTSFTQVCLHKDLLHPVREWLENIEVHSPKLAHLLCKVIPAQCPFERDIKLFGRQLFHIPPMCKLNPFYEQVVTLRFRALCYLADECGEDVTAYC
- a CDS encoding response regulator transcription factor; amino-acid sequence: MTHILLVEDEVKLARFVELELSYEGYQVSVAYDGLTALTAARELRPDLIILDWMLPGLSGLEICRRLRSTGDKVPIVLLTAKDEVSDRVAGLDAGADDYVVKPFSVEELLARVRAHLRRNQEADAADILEFEDLSLNRRTREVFRGKRLIDLTAKEFDLLEYLLIHPRQVITRDRILEEVWGYDFMGDSNIIEVYVRYLRLKLEANNEKRLIQTVRGVGYALRE
- a CDS encoding alpha/beta fold hydrolase is translated as MTTTVHWQQRVGNQRDWVWRGWQTRYTYIRPAQDNRQTTPLVLLHGFGASIGHWRHNLEVLGEHHTVYALDMLGFGASQKAPVNYSIELWVEQVYEFWKAFIRQPVILIGNSNGSLIALAAAAAHPDMVQGIVMMSLPDPSLEQEAIPPYLRPLVKTIKNIVASPLILKPIFHFVRRPSILRRWAGIAYAHPEAITDELIEILASPPQDRGAARAFSALFKAAIAVNFSPSVKALLPNLKIPMLLIWGQKDRFVPPTLANRFAQYNDKLQILQLEDVGHCPHDECPDQVNQAILNWIGGCLDDTQQSTT